A window from Cryptomeria japonica chromosome 1, Sugi_1.0, whole genome shotgun sequence encodes these proteins:
- the LOC131037800 gene encoding extensin-like, translating into MDLDDSGVPVDDPEYEPVDEKETMVTSRMLGSKNPPRWAASKYKTNNKLISKAEPLTKKKKLAAKDHSPEITDQGIKLDIPINVQKEKQGTIANEASCGNQKAGSLMNLVMEATTTLVSAEYEPYSPPPPLYYYKSPPPPSPSPPPPSPSPAPSYYYKSPPPPSPSPRRPYYYKSLPPPSPSSPPSYYYKFLPPPFLSRPPPYYYKSPPPPSPSPPPPYYYKSPPPPSPSPPPPYYYKSPPLSSPSPPPPYYYKSPPPPSPSPPPPYYYKSPPPPSPSPPPPYYYKSPPPLSPSPPLPCYYKSPPPPSPSPAPPYYYKSPPPPFSSPPPPYYYKCLPPPPPYYYKSPPPPSSSPPPPYYYKSPPPPPPPSPSPPPPYYYKSPPPPYYYKSPPPPTKDVASRSYSKRPLSSYYSPPPPYYYTSPPPPSPSPPPPYYYKSPPPPTY; encoded by the exons ATGGACCTAGATGATAGTGGGGTTCCTGTGGATGACCCTGAATACGAACCTGTGGATGAAAAGGAAACGATGGTCACTTCTAGGATGCTTGGTAGCAAGAACCCCCCCAGATGGGCAGCTAGCAAGTACAAAACCAACAACAAGTTGATCTCCAAGGCTGAACCCCTCACGAAAAAGAAAAAGCTAGCAGCTAAGGATCATAGCCCGGAGATTACggaccaagggattaaactggacatccctatcaatgtccagaAAGAAAAACAGGGAACCATAGCCAATGAAGCGAGCTGTGGAAATCAGAAGGCTGGTAGTCTGATGAATTTGGTCATGGAAGCCACCACAA CGTTGGTTTCAGCTGAATACGAACCATATTCACCTCCTCCACCTCTATATTATTACAAATCTCCCCCTCCACCATCTCCTTCACCCCCTCCACCATCTCCTTCACCCGCTCCTTCATATTACTACAAATCTCCACCTCCGCCATCTCCGTCCCCTCGACGTCCTTATTACTACAAGTCCCTTCCACCTccctctccctcatctcctcctTCATATTATTACAAGTTCCTTCCACCTCCATTTCTATCTCGTCCTCCACCATATTATTATAAatctccacctccaccatctccttcaCCTCCTCCACCATATTACTATAAatctccaccaccaccatccccatctcctcctcctccatattACTATAAGTCACCTCCTCTTTCAtccccctctcctcctcctccctaCTACTACAAGtctccaccaccaccatcccccTCTCCACCACCCCCATATTACTATAAATCCCCACCACCACCTTcgccatctcctcctccaccataCTACTATAAATCTCCACCACCActatctccatctcctcctctTCCATGCTACTACAAATCTCCCCCACCACCATCACCCTCTCCAGCACCCCCATACTACTATAAGTCCCCTCCACCACCTTTCTCATCTCCTCCCCCACCATACTATTATAAATGCCTGCCACCACCTCCTCCATACTACTACAAGTCCCCTCCACCACCATCTTCCTCTCCACCACCTCCATACTACTACaaatctccaccaccaccaccaccaccatctccctcaccTCCTCCTCCATATTATTACAAATCCCCTCCACCACCATATTATTATAAATCTCCACCACCTCCCAC GAAGGATGTGGCATCTAGGTCCTATTCCAAGCGGCCATTGTCTTCTTATTA CTCACCTCCTCCTCCATATTATTACACATCCCCTCCACCACCATCTCCTTCTCCTCCACCACCATATTATTATAAATCTCCACCACCTCCCACATATTAA